The sequence CAGGTCTTGGGCGAGCGTGTCGTGGATCTCGCGCGCGAGCCGCGTTCGCTCCGCCGAGCGCGCCGCGCTCGCCTCTTCTTCCGCCAACCGCGCGCGCTCGATCGCCAGCCCGATCTGCGCGCCGGTCACCGAGAGCAGACGCAGATCCGCTGGAGAAAGCTTCGCCGGAATCCGCGGGCAGACGTTCAGAATCCCTAAGTGCCGGTCGGCGAAGCGCAGCACGACCGAGGCGTGCGACTGTAGGCCGAGCGTGAGCGCCGGACCGCCTTCCTCCGCGCCGCGCTGCAGCCGCGAGCAGGCGATGATGTCGACGTTCTTCGAGTCGAAGTCGCCGTCGTTGAACGACTCCATGCACCAGCATTCGTCGCCGGTCATCTGCACCGGGGCGCGCAGGTACGGCGGCAGCTCGTGCGCCGCGGCCAGGTAGAAGCGTTCGGTCTGCGGGTCGACCAGCCAGATCCAGCCGGTGGAGAGATCGAGCGCGCGCACGATCTCGCGCAGCGCCGCCTCCAGCGCCTGCTCCAGGTCGCTTGCGGTCAGCGCGTTCGCGATCGCATCGAAGAGTGCGACGTCGCGGTTGTGCACGGAGCGAGCTTCGCCCTGCGCGCAAATCGTACTTCTCGGCTACATCGGGTCCGGCGTTACCGTCTGAGCATCCTGATAGATCGCAAGCCCCTGAATGTACACGCCGCCCGGGTACGGCATCCCGCGCACGGCCGGCGCGCTTCCCTCAGCAGTTCCAGCATAGACAAGCACCTCGGAGTCGCTCCCCGACCAGGCGTGGAACGCCGCGTAGACCTCGCCCAGATCGTCGCACGCCAGCGCTAAAACGTCGTGTTTCGTGTACGGGCCCATCGAGCGCGACGGTGTGGTCATCCCGGGCTCAACGGCATCGATGTACTCGGTCTGCAGCCCGTTGGCGTTGCCGATCTTTCGAACGGCGTGCAGCGTTCCGTTCGCCGAGACGGCGACCGCGCCGAGCACGCCTGCGCCGAACGTGATCGTCCGCATCGGCGTCGCACCGTTCGTGGCATCGGGGGTGTATTCGTCGATCCGGTTCGGCTCGGTGGTGACGTACAGGTTCCCGGCAGCGTCGGTCGCGACTTCGCCCGTCGCGGGACCCAGCACGAACTTCGAGAGCTGGGAGCCGTTCGCAAAGCGGTAGACTTCGTCGTGGCTGCCATTGATGACGTCGACGTCCATTTGCCCGTTCGCACCGCGCGCGATCGTGCCGGCCAAGGGCGTCGGGCAGTTGAATCGCATCAGCACGCCGGCCGCGCCGTCGGCGGTGGAGCTTTCGTCGGTGACGTCGCAGCTCGCGACGCGCGGCGTTGCGCCGAGCTGGCTGATGACGTACAGATCGCCGTTCGACGCGGTCGCGATTCTGATGTTCATCACGCCGCGCTCGTTGAACCCGGTGATCGTGCGCTGGGGCGCGACCGGTCCATTCGCGCCGGCGGGATACGCCTTGACGACGTTGTTGCCGGCCACGTACAGCGTCCCGGAGGGTGTTGCCGTGACGGTGACCGCGAGCTGCCCGCGGTTCCGGCCGTTGTGGTCGCTGAACGTGATCGTCGCCTTGCCCGGGCTAACCGGCGTGATCCAGTACCGTGCTGTGAACGCATGCGGAGCGGTCCACTCCGCTAACTGATACGGCGGCGAGACCGCGACGACGGCCGGGTCGGAGCTGACCGCGGACTTGCGCGAGCCGTCGCGCCACGTCGTCGTCACGATCTGCGTCGCGTGCCAGCCGACGGCGGTGAACGCGATCGAGCCGGTGCTAAGCCGGACGGACTCGGCGCCGCGCGCCGCGGAGACATCGTCGAGTGTGCTGCCGCCCAGAGGCGGCAACGCCGTGTGCGCGGCGCCGCCCACGGTGCATCCGGCGAGCGCAATGAACAGCAGCATCCAGACAAGCTGTCGCATGACGAAAACCCTCCGCTCGTCCTACTCTCCCCATAAGCATGGACAAGACCCTGAGGCGGACGGCCTCTCGAGGCTAGGCCTTTTCTCAGTGCCAGCCACCAAGGGGGAGCCCGCAGCGGACCGTACCGGAAAGGTTTTAAGCAAGCGGGCACCCGGATATAGGATGTTCATGGAGACCCATGCTCTTGAATATGCCTTTGTCCGCTCGACCGAAGCCGCTGCGAT is a genomic window of Candidatus Eremiobacterota bacterium containing:
- a CDS encoding GAF domain-containing sensor histidine kinase — its product is MHNRDVALFDAIANALTASDLEQALEAALREIVRALDLSTGWIWLVDPQTERFYLAAAHELPPYLRAPVQMTGDECWCMESFNDGDFDSKNVDIIACSRLQRGAEEGGPALTLGLQSHASVVLRFADRHLGILNVCPRIPAKLSPADLRLLSVTGAQIGLAIERARLAEEEASAARSAERTRLAREIHDTLAQDLTAIALQLESALRDVPRDSPAGARVTTALDVARASLAQARASVLALRADPLAGRALATALAALARRLTSETGMRVTLQQHGATALPYETEGELFRIASEALTNARLHASASRIEIELRGDDEQVALRVRDDGSGFEPALRDDDRYGLVGMEERARIAGGTLRVASAPGEGTLIEAVVPRARA